The region ACCGCCCTGTGGGTGATGAAGGCTGTCTTTAGGATATCCTTGggattcatcttgatctggttgtaccccgagtaggcATCCATGAAGCTCCGCATTACGTGCCCGGACGTTGCatcgatcaattgatcaatatttggcaagggggtaggggtctttggggcatgcactgttcaagtctgtgtagtcaatacacattctccatttcccTTTTGCTTTTTTCACCATCACAACATTTGCCAACTATTCTGGGTACTTGACTTCGCTTATTATCCCGGCTTTGAGTAGTTTCTCAATTTCCTCATCTATTGCTTTCTGcctttctggggcaaaatttcttctcttttgttTGACTGGTTTCCTCTCCGGGTTGACGTCCaagctgtgcattgctatggattcatccaaccCGGGCATGTCTCTTAGGGTCCATGCAAATATATCAGAGTACCCTTGGAGCAGTGATACCAAGTCTTTTCTAAAATTAGCCTCGAGCCCTGATCCTATCTTTATCTTCTTAGAAGGATCGCTTGCATTGACCAGAATTGTTTCCGTTTCTACAGCGGTCTCTATCTTGGATTGATCCATATTTGATACCAACTGCTGGATTCGGGCCTCTGTATTCTTCTTCATATAGATTTGACCCTGGGCTGTCATCTCTTTTTGGTTGCTTTCCCTTACTTCAATTATTTCagggttggttgcttgcacagtagGGTTGGCCTGGCCAAGGCCTAGGCTCAATTCAATCTCTTCTGTGACTTGGTTACTTTTTTGTTCTTCTGAGCTTGGTTCAGTTGCTTTTGGATCTGAGAGGGACTCTATGATCTGAACTTCTTTTCTCGCATCATTCCTTGGGTGGGggcgatgtttcttaatacttTACTGTTTCCGAAGTATGGCCTTTCTCTTATTGTCTTGATGAGTTTCAGCCATTACCAGAGCCtggctataacatctttcagctacctcatagtctcccttgatttctcctaccccggttggtgttgggaatttgattttcaggtgtgatatggaggtgattgcttggatcctggtCAGGGCTGAGCGCCCGATTATGCCGTTGTAGGATGAGGGAGTATTGATCACGTAAAACTTTATCACATGGGTAACTTGGTTTGGGGCCGACCCAAATATCACTGGCAAGTATAAGGTtccctggatcgggaccaagttattttcgaacccatacagagggtcctcttggcattcattggagcgtacgctcccaagcttcatccGGTCTATAGTATGCTTGAAAAGTATGTTTACTGAAGATCCATTATCTATCAGCATCCTTCTTACTTCGTTGTCAAAAATATCAAGTGTTACCACCAAGGCTTCGTTGTAATTCGggttgaccccttcataatcCTTGTTGCTGAACGAGATCATCATCTCCGGGGGGCTCATAGGGGGAGAGTGCGACCCTCATAGGACCACATTTACTACATTCTttcctttcctttgcctttcctCTCTCTGGTTTACTTCCCGGGAGATGTACTGATTCAGGTTTCCCTTTTTAACTTAATCTTTAATGAAGTATTTAGAGAGAGACAATTTTCAGTTTTGTAcccatgggtttcatgatagtcgcactgCCTGTTATAAGGCTTGCTCTCCGGGGGAGTCTGCATTGGCTTTGGAGGATAAtagaatggctttcccttgatctccttcaGTATTTCTTCCCGGGTCCTGTTTAGTGGTGTCCATTCTGGCTCTTGCCTAGGCTCTCTTGCTTGTCTAGGTGGACCGGGATCGCTTTTGGATTCTGTCTTAGGACCCAACCTTTGAAATATTGGAGTGTTTTGTACAACATTTGTATGTtgggtttggttgctttgtttgaactttttctcctgatggtaaccccctttcggtcgatCATCAGAAGATTTGTTCCTAGATCCTCCATTCGGAGTCATTCTCATCGCCTGGAGAATGTCTGTTTCTTTTATGAACCGGGCTGCCATAGAATAGGCAGCAACCAGGCTTTGtggctctttgtttatcaactcTACAATGTACCTCTCGTTGTGTTCTGGATCCAGATTCcttcgaaatatgcttagagcctccctctcatcaagattcgagactttgttgatggcttcctggaaTCTCCGCATATAAGTCGAGAGTGCTTCATTATCATACTGGCGGATTgtttccaggtgacacatgtgcatttcatgtgtcttattggctctgaatcttGTAAGGAAGGATCCTCTGAATTCTTTCCAGGAGTGAATGCTTCTTGATGGGATCCTGCTGAACCATTTTTGAgccccccctttgagggtcgaggcgaAGAATCTGGATTTGGTTAAGTCGTTGTAATAATATATTTGAGCTATCTGTTCGAAGTAGTTGAGGTGCTCTTCCAGATCCCCCAATCCATCGAAAGAGTCGAAGTTGTAATGCttgagatttttctgtcgagggatggcttcttgggagtggctgaagggcgtgagggtctccccaacttccaacctggaatctttctccatttttctctggAGCTCATAAATCATGTATTTAAGATCCTTCTGGCCCTCCTCTTCATCGTCAGAAATGAGctcgggggtagggtccctccgagTTCTTTTGCCTTTTGTTTTAGCTAGAAGCCTCTCCTCCTCCAGctgcattcttttctgaattttttggTCAAGCTTTGCCTCTTCTTCCTTTCTTATCTGTTCTCCGATTTCTTCCaactttttctttctggttgcttctgtctcGTTCTTACTGGGctctttttgatttttttttgccTTAGTTCTgattcggtcgaagacagatctcctggattgctgagaATCCCCGGACTCTTATTGTTCATCATCTTGTTCATATTCTatctgagcccgggcttgttcGTCTCTGTAGAGCCTGTTTGCTTCAGCAAATTTATGGCTTGTTAAGTTCGCCATATGCTCCTCTGCaactggaacattggtgtacttatactgattgagctctatgacatTTCTGGCATCCCGGTGTGTTACTAGCCTTCCCATGACCGGGGTGTGTTGTGtcaatggttgctcctggaggGTCTCTCGATCTCCCCCAGGTTCATAAGCCTGAGAGTGGTCCTGATCCTAGACCtgggtactggcggagggcctaccaACTGTACTTTTTCCTGGTCTTGCCATTACCACAATTGTACAAACAACATACCAAGATTTGAGGCTCAAGATGTggatctaaggttgcttttttgaagattacaaaaaatttccagaataacagCAAACAAACTTTCTGGGCTTTGCTAACAATTATACTAAACAAGAACAGCAGGCTCTAGAACACAAAGAAAATATGCAAGGTAAAGCAGTTCTGGGTTTTAAAACTATCAAGACTATTAAACCCCAGGCTTCAAGActatcaagattatcaaaccctAAACAACCAAAATTTAACAAACAAGAGCGGGCTCACACAAATGTGGCCTAATGCAAtgagctcacacaaacgtggctaaaatgaaaattcatattcaagaGAGGGTATGGTTGTTTGTGTTCTTACAGGCTTAAGATGTGGAATCTCttaagagtttgctgatgaaggtgaatccaggggcaccgagacccaagaatggagccccctccttctagcgccaaatgataactccggtgagtgGGCGGCACCGTTCGAAgccgttcctggaccttctgggtgcgaatgaggtgtagctgctggttgggcgcctgcaaaacaacaccggaagggggtttggctcccacgacGCCTCCGGTATAAGAATAAGAACAGGGTTTTGGAGATGATGGAGATGTATGTATGTAATAGAAAGGCTGCTGTGTGTGTGTATGGATATGAGAGAGAGTGAGTGTGAAAGAGTGTGAATAttttctaacccctaaacccttcagccttgggggtatatatagcccaaaggtagggtttaggggttgttacctctaaatcagggccgttggatcttgggagcagaggacgcctggcttgggttgattgcttacacgtgtccaggggaggaccaccttcagggtgtcctaacggccttctgacacgcgccgtgcttgtctggtatgttggttgttgatagctgtcaccGTCACGTGCCCACAtacccttccttggcgggttgtgggatgtgcatgtgTTTGCTGGGCCCCCCTCATGGTGATCTTAGCCCTGATCCGAATCCAGGTAGGCGGATGGTCCAGGTCCCGGgttggatccggatccgggtcatGGGATGACCCCGGGCCTGGTCCCTGTACTTGATtgttctgggagaggggggtcttggTCCATCGATCGAGCCTGATTTCCTTTAGATCCTGGTTGAATCCTAgccgggtctcttataccctatcaaGGGGTATCCTAAAATTAAGAAGGTGGTGGAGGAGGAGAGGGTGGAAGCTTTGGTGGATGAGGCTAAAATGGCATCCTTAAAAAATACACTGGTTGGGTTTTCTTACTACCCCATCAAGGGGCTGATCTTGAAGGATAATTTTAAAGAATTGGGATTAGATGATATTCTAGTTAGAGATGTCAGCTGTTGGAAGTTTTTATCAAGCTTTAAGGTTAAAGATTCTATGCATAACTTTTAACAAAAGTTTTGTCAAAGAATGGCTTCATAATTTTAGAAGTGTTGAAGTACAAGATCTCCATATCAACAGGAAACTACTGGTAGAAATCAGAGGTCTCCAATATGTGGCTTGGACAGAAAATAATATGATGAATTTAACAAAGGAGATTGGTGATTGGGGGTGGTGGATAAACAAATCAGAGGAGAATTGTATTTTGGAGAATCCAAATGTGACAACCCGGATTAAATCCCGAGCACTTTTCGAAAACCTGGTCAAGTCCCGATTACGAGTCCGAAATAAGCCGAAGTATTTCCCTAGTGCAGCCAATTTTGGTTACGACAATCCCatcacaggcccccaaaagatcatgatttattggttattatatttattaatatatatataattatttttaaattaatttatttttatagatatatgtatatatataaagtGATTTGGATGTTCAAATTAATAACATGTTATATGTGCTTTTGTTTTAATGTGCAAATTATAATTTAATGAAAACTCGTTAAAAGTTTAGATGTGGGTAATTTTAGGCTCTTTAATTTATATTTCATGTCCATATTCTTGTTTTAatacattattttatttatgaaataagATAAGATGATACAAATTTAATACGTATACTTGAATACAAGATTAGTGGACAAAATTGTGATGTACATGTTGTGAGTGTACATAAGTTCAatcaaatattaatatttatgttaAGGCTTTTGATAGTTCTCATAGTTTATTTATAACTTAACCTGGATCTGGACATAACTTGTTGGGCTTGTAAGGCCCATTTACTTCTTCTTGTGTGATTTGTTTGTAATTCGtgtattttttatttatttttgttggATAAATTCTCCATGTTCTAAATGATTTGGTGGTTGTATAATTGTTGCACATGTTTTAATTTGTTgctaaataattgattaattatttcgtATGATAAATAGGATTTGTTCGTGTTAAATTTCGGTGTTTATTATCGGATTTGAGGTAAGTGACTTTTCGTTACTCACTAGTATTTAAATTGATTCATTTTATTCGATCCTTTTTCTGTATCAGAAATATTTGATTAATTTTGATTATCGAAAATTGTGATGTTGTAAATAGAAAGACTTTTTAGATATTCCCAGTTTTAATTACATATCGATTTATAGAATCCGGCCACTGGATAGTGTGCCGCATAGAACTAGTTTACGCACGTTCCGGAACACATTAATACCTTGTTAGGCCTTGTCTTAGCGAGGGACGTAAGCTAGCCCTTATCGAATTATAGAAGCCGTGTCACTGGCATAGTGTGACCGTAATTGATAACTGTGAAATAGATATGACTGCGATATTTTGGTACTATAATTGATTTAaagtctaaaaattattttagaaaatattttgtGAGTCTTTAAACGATAGTTACTTGCGGGGCTTCGTAGCTCATTTTTGTGTATACATTTCAGGTTTGGACTTTCGAAAAGAATAAGGATGACTTCGACATGCTGtttggatttttatttatttcacTTTGAACTTTATTATTGAATTATTGTTCGAGCTGCGTCTCAAATTTTAGTACATTTGAATTATGTGTTGACTTTTGATGTTTCGGGTTTGAGAAATTTGATCAGTTTGGTTTAGAAATTGAATTATCATGTTTCGCTGATTTGTTTTTGTTTAGAATTAATATCCTGAAAAGTTGGGATGTTAAAGATGGTATAGAGCCAGGTTTAAGATCCTGTAGACTACCTTTTAGGTTGACTTGTGGGTTAAGTATGCTAGAATCGTTTCCTTCTAGTTGTAAGTATTAATACTACATTTTGGACATTTGTAGATGGCCGATAATGAGAATGTGTGGGGTCTTGCTAATGGATTTGATGAGGATATGGAGGAAGACCCCGAGGAGGAAATAGAAGAACTATCACCACAAGTGTCCATTGATATTGATGAGGATGCCCCTATGCTTGACTATGATAGCGAGGAACCTGTTAAAAAAATCACCTTTTGTTGAAAGTGTTAGCCATTCACGTGGAAGTGATGCTTTGACGAGGGCAATGAGAGAGAATGTGGTGCTTAAGCTTAAACTTAAGTTTAGAAATGAAGTAGCTGTAGAAGTCGAGATTAAGTTAAGAAAGGAACGCCAGgatattttaaaagattattTTTTGAATGTCCGGGACCTTGAAATTGCAAATGATAGAGCTGAGAGAGCCATAAAAGACCTCCAAATTGCAAGCGAGAAAGCTGAGAGAGCCCTGGAGATAATAAGGAGGGACACTCGAAGGCATGAACGTGTAATAGATGGTTTTTGTCGTTGGCCATTGTCAAGGCGCTGGCTTGTTACTTGGCTTGGGAGAGTTACGAAAGATTTTCTTCAAGCTTTTCGAGATGGACTTGGAGAGACTAGGAGAAAGATATAAGAAGCTCTAGAATGAACTAGTTTATGACCTATCTTTGTTATTTTGTTTGGTTTTGGGAATTTGTCCTTCAGATATTAAGTTTTATTTGGAATAAGTTGGATTTTGTTAagttttatttattataattgCATTATAAGACCTAAATGCTACTTTAAGGATTTTTCCACTTGATTATTTGAGGTGTTTGAGAAGTGGATGTTATATTTATTTAATGACTCTTTgcgtaattatttatatataaaatatattcttaTTTTTGTTTTGATAGAAAAATGACTACACAGAGTGGATGAAGTGGAAACAACAACaccaataacaataataacaacaataacaatgGTGGAGCTTGTGATTAGCTAGCACAAACTTTAGCCGCTCTGGTGGGAAACCAACAGCCGAGGCAACCAAGTATAGTTTCAGAATTCAAAAGACTCAACCCGCCAAGCTTTGATGGAGCGACAGACCCGGCGATAGTTGAGAAGTGGGTTCAAGAGATGGAGAAGACCTTTGAGTTACTTGGCAGCAATGATGAGCAAAAAGTGACACTTGCTGTTTACCAACTTCAAAGGAGTGCTTTTGACTGGTGGCTTATGGAGAAAAGTAAAAATGAGGCAAATGCAGAAGCAAATCAAGAACCATATTCGTGGGAAAGGTTTAAGAAAGCTTTAGAGGACAAGTACTTTTCGAGGATGACACGCTTACAGAAAGAGAGGGATTTTATCAGGCTTGAACAAGGTGGGAAGTCAGTTACCGAGTATGAAACGAAGTTTGTGAAACTTGCTAAGTACGCACCAATATTGGTTGCGGATGAGGCAAGTCGAGCAAGGAGGTTGGAGGAAGGATTGCGAAGTAATATTCGAATTGGAGTGGCGCCATTTGAGCTTCAAACTTATGATGCTGTTATCAACAAAGTCTTGGTGATCGAGAGGGGTTTAGCAGAATCCGAGAAGGCAACGGATAATTGGAACAAGAAGATGTTCGCTCCAACTGGTGGTCAATCATCCAAAGGGGGACCACTCAAGAAACCACATGCGTATGATCAAATGGGTAATCAAGGAAATCAAGATATGTGCACTAGGTGTGGAGGAAATCATGCCGATAGAGAATATTGTTGGAACTTGGGTGCTTGTTTTCATTGTGGGGATGTTCGACACAAGATCTCGCAATGTCCCAACAATCCACCACCAAGAAAGGGGGAAGACTCCAAAAAGGGAAATGGACGTGTGTTTCAGATTACCGGAAATCGTAACTAAGGTACGAATTATGTCTAGAATTTCATGCATGTATTTATTTATAGTAGAAATTTGGAGGACCAAATTTTTTTAAGGTGGGTAGAATATAACACCCCAATTTTTTTTATACATTtatttgtttaattataattacaGGTTTTTTTCCTGCAATAATTTGATAGTAGATTTTATCTTAGTTGACTAAATGATTATATGGAAATTTTATTATCTTGAAATTTGAATTATTAGCTAAAAATGGAagttaattttagttaataacaATTATTATATGATATTAGTTAGGAGGTGATTAAGGGATATTAATTAGGGTTTTGTGTGTGTCTATTTAACAATTCCTAGATGACTAAAAAGATTGTACAGGCTTCGTCATTCACACAGAGATACTTAGTTTTtgattttctttatattttattacATGCTCTGCGAGGATAGTTTCTTATCTCATATATGCACGTTGTATGCTTGTAGTTTAGAAAATAATTCACTTAATATGTTGATGTTCTTTTGATTATCTAAGGTGAAAACATGTTTAGGATTCTACAGTATCTTGATATATGTGACAATGTCAGATGAACTCCGTGCCGCCATTTGTAGTGCAACCATATAAATTGTTACTAGTTTTAGGTGTTAAATGCACTTCATGTGATCCTCTgaaattcataatttttttattggttattatatttattaaaatatatataattatttataaattaatttatttttatagatatatgtatatatatataaagtgaTTTGGATGTTTAAATTAATAACATGTTATATGTGTTTTTGCTTTAATGTgcaaattataatttaattaaaactCGTTAAAAGTTTAGATGCGGGTAATTTTAGCCTctttaatttatattatttcatgtccattttcttgttttaatacattattttatttatgaaataaaataaGATAATACAAATTTAGTACGTATACTTGAATACAAGACTAATGGACAAAATTGTGATGTACATGTTTTGAGTGTACATAAGTTCAatcaaatattaatatttatgCTAAGGCTTTTGGTAGTTCTCGTAGTTTATTTATAACTTAACCTGAATCTGGACATAACTTGTTGGGATTGTAAGGCCCATTTACTTTTCCTTGTGCGATTTGTTTGTAATTCAtgtattttttatatttttttgttgGATAAAGTCTTCATGTTCTAAATGATTTGGTGGTTGTATAATTGTTTCATATGTTTTAATTTGTTgataaataattgattaattatttcgtATAATAAATATGATTTGTTCATGTTAAATTTCGGTGTTTATTATCGGATTCGAGGTAAGTGACTTTTTGTTACTCACTAGTATTTAAATTGATTCATTTTATTCGATCCTTTTTCTGTATCATAAATATTTGATTAATTTTGATTATCGAAAATTGTGATGTTGTAAATAGAAAAGACTTTTTAGATATTCCCAATTTTAATTACGTATCGATTTATAGAATCCGGCCACTGGATAGTGTCGCGCATAGAACTAGTTTAAGCACATTCCGGAACACATAGATACCTTGTTAGGACTTGTCTTAGCGAGGGACGTAAACTAGCCCTTATCGAATTATAGAAGCCATGTCACTGGCATAGTGTGACCGTAATTTATAACTGTGGAATAGATATGACTGCGATATTTTGGTACTATAATTAATTTAAAgtcttaaaattattttagaaaatattttgtGTGTCGTTAAACAATAGTTACTTGCAGGGCTTCGTAGCTCATTTTTGTGTATACATTTCAGGTTTGGACTTTCGGAAAGAATAAGGATGACTTGGACATGCTGTTTGGATTTTTATTTGTTTCACTTTGAACTTTATTATTGAATTATTGTTCGAGCTGCGTCCCAAATTTTAGTACATTTGAAT is a window of Apium graveolens cultivar Ventura chromosome 11, ASM990537v1, whole genome shotgun sequence DNA encoding:
- the LOC141695987 gene encoding uncharacterized protein LOC141695987, which encodes MEKTFELLGSNDEQKVTLAVYQLQRSAFDWWLMEKSKNEANAEANQEPYSWERFKKALEDKYFSRMTRLQKERDFIRLEQGGKSVTEYETKFVKLAKYAPILVADEASRARRLEEGLRSNIRIGVAPFELQTYDAVINKVLVIERGLAESEKATDNWNKKMFAPTGGQSSKGGPLKKPHAYDQMGNQGNQDMCTRCGGNHADREYCWNLGACFHCGDVRHKISQCPNNPPPRKGEDSKKGNGRVFQITGNRN